One genomic region from Leptospiraceae bacterium encodes:
- a CDS encoding PAS domain-containing protein yields MLQNDKQFYLVGIGASAGGLEAIEAFFSNIPVNTGLAFVIIQHLSPDYKSLMPEILSKRTPMKVLTAEDGMLVEPNHIYLIPRKKFLKVYQSKLYLTDKDSTIVLNLPIDIFFNSLADDFGEKAIGIILSGTGSDGSRGIRAIKEEGGLILVQNLESSKFDGMPRSAISTGVVDFILPPEEMGEKLINFIQHPYTSKEKSKEIFKDEEDYLTKTIILLKEKFGLDFAFYKNSTIVRRLERRLSINQIDNLRDYYEYLFTSTNEQKVLYKELLIGVTRFFRDTEAFEVLENEVIPKIFEAKTKKEEVRIWIAGCSTGEEAYSVAIAIKEYMNKHSYYNDVKIFATDVDKSAIEYASSGIYSASITADVTRERLEKFFSQIGDSYKINNIIREMIVFATHNLINDPPFNKLDLITCRNLLIYFQPALQQKVMNLFHFSLNSEGFLFLGSSESINELHHLFEIYNHKWRFYKCQEGKKSLKNLDSNLSSSIKITRKDSRKNLSLADKKDELLHLYTQKLLADHVPETIMVNENLEVVNVYGNVNLYLNFPSGRSLSNRLELNISNMVPENLRLSFNIAINNVLRNKKEVTHNNIKIKSHNNEIHIVDLIFSPLIDEEQGLNLVLIYFLKKRSISFSEVKELEFENLDKQAAQRISDLENELKHVKENLQASIEELETTNEELQSTNEELISANEELQSTNEELQSVNEELNTVNTEFQVKNHELTQLNYDMENLLRASELKLIFLDKDLNIKKYTNFVYNIINIKDNDIGRPISDLTHKLDGVNLVEILEEVIYSGKTIKREVTDNKNHYLMNILPYKITGNYIDGAVIIFNDITEYLHNSIELQQEKERFELAETAGELGAWDWDLISGKLSWSKNVYAIFEIALSESLTYSNFLSMIYEGDREKVNKLVELALSDTGFYDVEHRIVNGQGKIKWVRERGKVIFDEEKKPIRMTGIVYDIDKLKVTQEEKSMETETLHSYINMYEGIFVVLNSQGEITLINNKGSELLGDTIEKLIGLNWFENFLPNEMKDTVFQQFQSIMEAKNMPEINSTYVNEIVDKNGKRISISWINNILKLKDEVVGTLSWGRALS; encoded by the coding sequence ATGCTTCAGAATGATAAACAGTTTTATCTCGTTGGAATAGGTGCTTCTGCCGGGGGCTTGGAAGCAATAGAAGCATTTTTTTCTAATATTCCGGTGAATACCGGCTTAGCTTTTGTGATTATTCAACATTTGTCTCCGGATTATAAAAGCTTGATGCCGGAGATCTTATCAAAACGAACTCCTATGAAGGTTTTAACAGCTGAAGATGGGATGCTGGTTGAACCCAATCATATCTATTTAATTCCGAGAAAGAAGTTTCTAAAGGTATATCAGTCCAAGCTTTACCTTACTGATAAAGATAGCACTATTGTCCTAAACCTTCCGATTGATATATTTTTCAATTCACTGGCAGATGACTTTGGTGAAAAAGCCATAGGCATTATTCTTTCCGGTACGGGCTCAGATGGCAGCCGTGGTATACGAGCAATTAAAGAAGAAGGAGGTTTGATTCTCGTTCAAAATTTAGAATCTTCTAAATTTGATGGTATGCCACGTTCTGCAATTTCTACCGGTGTAGTCGATTTTATTCTGCCACCGGAAGAGATGGGAGAGAAATTAATCAATTTTATTCAGCATCCCTATACATCTAAAGAGAAAAGTAAAGAAATCTTCAAAGATGAAGAAGATTATTTGACAAAAACGATTATTCTTTTAAAGGAAAAATTCGGCCTTGATTTTGCATTCTATAAAAATTCAACCATAGTTCGTAGATTAGAACGAAGATTAAGCATTAATCAAATTGATAACTTGCGGGATTATTACGAATATTTATTTACTTCTACGAATGAGCAAAAAGTCTTATATAAGGAATTACTGATAGGTGTAACTCGCTTTTTCCGCGATACAGAAGCTTTTGAAGTATTAGAAAATGAAGTAATTCCAAAAATTTTTGAAGCAAAAACAAAAAAAGAAGAAGTGCGTATCTGGATTGCAGGTTGCTCTACCGGTGAAGAAGCTTATTCTGTAGCAATAGCTATCAAGGAATATATGAATAAGCATTCTTACTATAATGATGTAAAAATTTTTGCTACAGATGTAGATAAGTCAGCTATCGAGTATGCCTCTTCCGGTATTTATAGTGCTTCTATAACTGCCGATGTTACCAGAGAACGCTTAGAAAAATTTTTTTCCCAGATCGGAGATAGTTACAAGATAAACAATATTATTCGGGAAATGATTGTTTTTGCAACCCATAACCTGATAAACGATCCTCCTTTTAATAAATTAGATTTAATTACCTGTAGAAATCTCCTGATTTATTTTCAACCCGCATTACAGCAGAAAGTAATGAATCTTTTTCATTTCTCTCTAAATTCAGAAGGATTTTTATTCTTAGGTTCAAGTGAATCAATTAACGAACTTCATCATTTATTTGAAATATATAACCATAAGTGGCGGTTTTATAAATGCCAGGAAGGAAAAAAGAGTTTGAAGAATTTGGATTCTAATTTATCTTCCAGTATAAAAATAACTCGGAAAGATTCAAGAAAGAACTTAAGCTTAGCGGATAAAAAAGATGAGCTACTGCATTTATATACTCAAAAGCTCTTAGCTGATCATGTTCCTGAAACTATTATGGTTAACGAAAATTTGGAAGTTGTGAATGTGTATGGTAATGTGAATTTATACCTTAATTTTCCTTCCGGTAGAAGTCTTTCGAATCGGCTAGAATTAAATATAAGTAATATGGTTCCGGAAAACTTGCGTCTCAGCTTCAATATTGCTATCAATAATGTACTGCGAAATAAAAAAGAGGTAACTCACAACAATATTAAAATTAAATCCCATAATAATGAAATTCATATCGTAGATTTAATTTTTTCTCCCCTTATTGATGAGGAGCAAGGTTTAAATCTTGTTTTGATTTACTTTCTAAAAAAAAGAAGCATTTCCTTTTCTGAGGTAAAAGAATTAGAATTCGAAAACTTAGATAAACAGGCAGCCCAGAGAATATCCGATCTAGAAAATGAACTAAAACATGTGAAAGAAAACCTTCAAGCCAGTATCGAAGAACTCGAAACAACCAATGAAGAATTACAATCTACTAATGAAGAATTGATTTCGGCTAATGAAGAACTCCAGTCTACCAATGAGGAATTGCAGTCGGTTAATGAAGAGTTAAACACGGTAAATACAGAATTTCAGGTGAAAAATCATGAGTTGACCCAATTAAATTATGATATGGAAAATCTCCTCAGGGCTTCAGAATTAAAACTTATTTTTCTTGATAAAGATTTGAACATAAAAAAATACACCAATTTTGTATACAACATTATTAATATAAAAGATAATGATATCGGCAGACCTATTTCAGATCTTACTCATAAATTAGATGGTGTAAATCTTGTTGAAATATTAGAAGAAGTAATTTATTCGGGCAAAACCATAAAACGTGAAGTAACTGATAACAAAAATCATTATCTCATGAACATATTACCTTATAAAATTACCGGAAACTACATTGATGGAGCTGTTATTATATTTAATGATATTACAGAATATCTTCATAACAGTATTGAATTACAGCAGGAAAAGGAACGTTTCGAACTGGCTGAAACAGCAGGTGAGTTAGGTGCCTGGGACTGGGATTTGATAAGTGGAAAGCTTAGCTGGTCGAAAAATGTTTATGCAATATTTGAAATAGCTTTGTCCGAAAGTTTAACATATTCGAATTTTTTAAGTATGATCTATGAAGGAGACAGAGAAAAGGTGAATAAGCTGGTAGAACTCGCTCTTTCAGATACCGGTTTTTATGATGTGGAACATAGAATTGTTAACGGTCAGGGAAAAATAAAATGGGTGAGAGAAAGAGGAAAAGTAATCTTTGATGAAGAGAAAAAGCCGATTCGAATGACCGGAATCGTATATGATATTGATAAACTTAAAGTTACACAGGAAGAAAAGAGCATGGAAACGGAAACTCTTCATAGTTATATAAATATGTATGAGGGAATTTTTGTTGTTTTAAATTCTCAGGGAGAAATAACATTGATAAACAATAAAGGCTCAGAGCTTCTTGGCGACACTATCGAAAAGCTGATTGGTTTAAACTGGTTTGAAAACTTCCTTCCGAATGAAATGAAGGATACGGTATTTCAACAATTTCAAAGTATCATGGAAGCAAAGAATATGCCGGAAATTAATAGTACTTATGTTAATGAAATAGTAGATAAAAACGGAAAGCGTATTTCAATATCCTGGATAAATAATATTCTAAAACTCAAGGACGAAGTTGTTGGTACCTTAAGCTGGGGAAGAGCGTTATCATAG
- a CDS encoding response regulator has translation MSDIRKKAEEILKSEDVSISNFTQMEIREILHELNLYQIELELQNNELSETKQVLEASRDQYLKLFEFAPIGYLLLDEKGIVKNLNLYAAELLGGNRSRLIDHPFLNSLDPKSMGTFFVHLENTLKSYGRETAQLKIRRKPNMEFKEEIPSTPELIDIEMVSFSLSENTTISAITDITQALNTKKRIEEQLTKINEQNRIILENNFSLSEEREKAENANKAKSTFLANITHEIRTPMNSILGFTELLLKEPQTEKTKAYIEAINTSGIILLNLINEVLDLSQIESGKVLVKKEVVLLKKLIQELKQIFEIQAQKKNIKLDFLYSESENVSIEFDKKSITQILVNIIGNAIKFTKEGFVKVSFHCLFNEKRLIIDIEDSGIGIEPEKHEIIFEPFQQSNDLIHTNYGGSGLGLAITKRLVDLLNGKITIKSEMGKGSTFTLSFEDVSYIQNTASVEQEKFVNTDFNPSKEASILVVDDVFFNRLLIVEMLQDSALTFYEASNGLEALNLLEIKPIDIVLMDIKMPVMDGIEAIQHIRRDKRWEKLPVIAITASTGHNYDEQEKLSLGFTAILAKPIKQKELHNILSAYL, from the coding sequence ATGAGTGATATTCGAAAAAAAGCAGAAGAAATATTAAAAAGTGAAGATGTATCTATTTCTAATTTTACTCAGATGGAGATCCGGGAGATTTTACATGAATTAAATCTTTACCAGATAGAATTAGAACTTCAAAATAATGAGCTTTCCGAAACTAAGCAGGTACTGGAAGCTTCGCGGGATCAGTATTTAAAGCTTTTCGAATTTGCTCCAATTGGCTATTTGCTTCTGGATGAAAAGGGGATCGTCAAAAATTTAAATTTATATGCAGCAGAATTGTTAGGAGGTAATCGTTCCAGGCTTATTGACCATCCTTTTTTAAACTCCCTGGATCCTAAATCTATGGGTACCTTCTTTGTGCATCTGGAAAATACTCTCAAATCTTACGGGAGAGAAACAGCTCAATTGAAGATTCGAAGGAAGCCGAACATGGAATTCAAAGAGGAGATTCCTTCCACTCCGGAACTTATCGATATCGAAATGGTTTCTTTTTCTTTATCTGAAAACACAACCATTTCAGCCATTACAGATATTACACAAGCCTTAAATACTAAGAAAAGAATAGAAGAGCAGTTAACGAAAATTAACGAACAAAATAGAATTATCCTCGAAAATAATTTTTCTCTTTCCGAAGAAAGAGAAAAGGCTGAAAATGCTAATAAAGCTAAATCAACTTTTCTGGCGAACATCACTCACGAGATACGAACCCCGATGAATTCTATCTTAGGGTTTACTGAATTACTTTTAAAAGAACCCCAAACAGAAAAAACAAAAGCTTATATAGAAGCCATCAATACCAGTGGAATTATACTTCTAAACTTAATTAACGAGGTACTTGATCTTTCTCAAATTGAATCCGGAAAGGTTCTTGTTAAAAAAGAAGTAGTTCTTTTGAAAAAGCTAATACAGGAATTAAAGCAGATCTTTGAAATACAGGCTCAGAAAAAAAATATAAAATTAGATTTTCTTTACTCCGAATCTGAAAATGTAAGTATAGAATTTGATAAAAAATCCATTACCCAAATTCTTGTTAATATTATTGGAAATGCAATTAAGTTTACAAAAGAGGGTTTTGTGAAGGTTTCGTTTCATTGCCTTTTTAATGAAAAGAGATTAATCATAGATATAGAAGATTCAGGAATAGGGATAGAGCCTGAAAAACACGAAATTATCTTTGAACCCTTCCAGCAGTCAAATGATTTGATTCATACTAATTATGGCGGTTCCGGCCTCGGACTTGCTATAACGAAAAGGCTTGTGGATCTACTCAATGGCAAAATTACAATCAAAAGTGAAATGGGAAAAGGTAGTACTTTTACTCTTAGTTTTGAAGATGTATCGTATATTCAAAATACAGCAAGTGTTGAACAAGAGAAATTTGTAAATACAGATTTTAATCCATCAAAAGAAGCATCCATATTGGTAGTAGATGATGTTTTTTTTAACCGCTTATTAATTGTTGAAATGCTTCAAGATTCTGCTTTAACTTTTTATGAAGCGAGTAACGGACTTGAAGCTTTAAATCTTCTGGAAATAAAACCTATAGATATAGTTTTAATGGATATTAAAATGCCGGTTATGGATGGTATTGAAGCAATACAACATATTCGAAGGGATAAAAGATGGGAAAAACTCCCTGTGATTGCCATTACCGCTTCCACCGGACATAATTATGATGAACAGGAAAAACTCTCTCTCGGCTTCACTGCAATTTTAGCAAAACCCATAAAGCAAAAAGAACTACACAACATTCTTTCTGCATATCTTTAA
- a CDS encoding DegT/DnrJ/EryC1/StrS aminotransferase family protein, translating into MQPQVTNLHPSSKNHRIEYDKPTISKGELKTVLECLVEDQLYTGSIVERFEKEFRSTFQFKYSLSVNSLFAAYHLSLLALGVKAGDRVLLSSFAPLQALDALFLIGAEPVPLELGKSSFHPSPEDLQKKIKEKEPKAIILDHTFGCLLNFKNYDLANIPVIEDYSEALGADLEEIPVGKQGTLSICGLAENHVITTGNGAMISSNDANLHNFMKNLRFNPTAPRKDRSPRFEYNLIDYQAAMGIEQLSKLGLIIERKKKIAQVYLQAVMAASHETYFQKAAADQFNRFPVIISKKYEEIERYFNSLQIKTRKTISEPIHKILELETSEYPNAERLYQRGHCIPIYPNLTRDNVNRIANSIRGIY; encoded by the coding sequence ATGCAACCACAGGTTACAAATCTTCATCCCTCTTCTAAAAATCATAGGATCGAATACGATAAACCTACGATTTCCAAAGGAGAGCTAAAAACCGTTTTGGAATGTCTCGTTGAAGACCAGCTTTACACAGGTTCCATTGTAGAGCGGTTCGAAAAAGAGTTTCGTTCCACCTTTCAATTCAAGTATTCACTTTCGGTAAACAGCCTTTTTGCTGCCTACCACCTGTCTCTTCTGGCCCTGGGGGTTAAGGCGGGAGACAGGGTGCTTCTTTCCAGTTTTGCACCCTTACAGGCTCTCGATGCCCTGTTTTTAATCGGTGCTGAACCGGTTCCACTTGAATTGGGTAAATCCTCCTTTCATCCTTCTCCCGAAGACCTTCAAAAGAAGATAAAGGAAAAAGAGCCGAAAGCCATTATTTTGGACCATACTTTTGGCTGTCTTTTGAATTTCAAAAATTACGACCTGGCCAACATCCCGGTAATTGAAGATTATTCCGAAGCCCTGGGTGCTGACCTCGAAGAAATCCCGGTAGGTAAGCAGGGAACTCTCTCTATTTGCGGTCTGGCTGAGAATCATGTGATAACTACAGGCAATGGAGCTATGATTTCTTCAAATGATGCAAACCTGCATAACTTCATGAAAAATTTGCGGTTTAATCCAACAGCTCCGAGAAAAGATAGAAGCCCCCGCTTTGAATACAACCTGATCGACTACCAGGCTGCAATGGGCATTGAGCAGTTGTCCAAGTTAGGACTTATTATCGAAAGAAAAAAGAAAATCGCACAGGTTTACTTACAGGCGGTGATGGCAGCTTCTCATGAAACCTATTTTCAGAAAGCAGCAGCCGATCAGTTTAATCGTTTTCCTGTGATTATTTCGAAGAAATACGAAGAAATAGAAAGATATTTTAACTCTCTGCAAATCAAGACTCGAAAAACCATTTCCGAGCCTATTCATAAAATTTTAGAACTTGAAACCTCTGAGTATCCGAATGCAGAACGTTTATACCAGAGAGGGCATTGTATTCCGATTTATCCCAATTTAACCAGGGATAATGTAAACAGAATTGCAAACTCCATCCGGGGAATTTACTAA
- a CDS encoding response regulator encodes MNSKEQTNKPNPFSTDLSITNRRLIEKMLEMRTQSYLYSIRSSLLSETVFGLTQTKSSLAQVNYAFSDILNRISHEIRTQLHSIVGMLNLLMSDNEENMTPAQKALLDKINTVSLNLLNFTYLELQNYDDTDDLENKKKLKYSEFQVSELLREVMNELALNTHGESIIREKEYSQTKIWIYHDRILLKNIISYLGSMILDNLQEEDKASLYSEVEGVYQINIIYHLQIRDKKREEDLLGLFENTIMTTGLIFINNLIKLANAQVSYRKKGECSEFYLRIILPDPINEKEQLIQQYFIKLAENDPDSAPIVIYIDDNVVSLSLYKAIIEKHSSFKVITASGGKEGLKLLEKHHPTAILLDIRMPEMDGFEVIRILKKHPDTKRIPVYGFTADEESVIKSKDSLGFHDILAKPIAPKTLIKLLSEHLPEAQTDS; translated from the coding sequence ATGAATTCCAAGGAACAAACAAATAAACCTAATCCTTTTAGTACGGATCTTTCTATAACAAACCGCCGTTTGATTGAAAAAATGTTAGAAATGAGAACCCAGTCCTATCTGTATAGTATTCGCTCCAGCCTTTTATCTGAAACTGTATTTGGTCTGACACAAACCAAAAGCTCTCTGGCCCAGGTAAATTATGCTTTCAGTGATATACTAAACCGAATTTCTCATGAGATACGAACGCAATTGCATTCTATTGTTGGTATGCTCAACTTACTTATGTCTGACAATGAAGAGAATATGACTCCGGCACAGAAGGCTTTATTAGATAAGATAAATACAGTTTCTTTGAATTTATTAAATTTTACCTATCTCGAATTACAAAACTATGATGATACTGATGACTTAGAAAATAAGAAAAAGCTAAAATACTCAGAGTTTCAGGTTTCGGAACTATTGCGCGAAGTAATGAATGAATTAGCCTTGAATACTCACGGTGAAAGTATTATTAGAGAAAAAGAATATTCTCAAACGAAAATATGGATATATCATGATAGAATTCTTTTAAAAAATATTATATCCTATCTGGGTTCTATGATACTTGATAATCTGCAGGAAGAGGATAAAGCTTCATTATACTCTGAAGTTGAGGGAGTATATCAGATTAATATTATCTATCATTTGCAAATTAGAGATAAAAAAAGGGAAGAGGATTTGCTGGGTTTATTTGAAAATACGATCATGACTACCGGTTTAATTTTTATTAACAATCTTATAAAATTAGCAAATGCTCAAGTATCTTATCGAAAGAAGGGAGAATGTTCTGAGTTTTATTTACGAATCATATTACCGGATCCTATTAATGAAAAAGAGCAATTAATTCAACAGTATTTCATTAAACTGGCCGAGAATGACCCGGATTCAGCCCCTATCGTTATTTATATCGATGATAATGTGGTAAGTTTATCTTTATATAAGGCTATTATCGAGAAGCATTCTTCTTTTAAAGTGATTACGGCTTCCGGTGGAAAAGAGGGATTGAAGCTATTAGAAAAACATCATCCCACAGCCATTCTTTTAGATATTCGAATGCCGGAGATGGATGGATTTGAAGTGATTCGTATTTTAAAAAAGCATCCTGATACAAAAAGAATTCCGGTTTATGGGTTTACGGCTGATGAAGAGTCTGTTATCAAATCTAAAGATTCTCTTGGTTTTCATGATATTCTTGCAAAACCTATCGCCCCCAAAACCCTGATTAAACTACTATCCGAACATCTGCCGGAAGCACAAACTGATTCCTAA
- a CDS encoding MBL fold metallo-hydrolase: MEKLNYEDAIPIMEGIYWIGFKERSTKLHCNPYLLVDTEDVLVFDPGSIPDFPVIMRKIIETIPPERITHLVLSHQDPDVCGNIAVMEDVIGNDNLQIVCHINTLRLVRHTGVKSTFYDTCANQNLLTLKSGRRIEFIPAPFLHAPGTIMTYDHKTKTLFSGDIFGGIGDDWSLYITENYKEEMKLFHQAYMPSNRIMKKKMEELEKYEIRQILPQHGSIIPQKYVKEAIAYLKELPLAIDLLDT, translated from the coding sequence ATGGAAAAGTTGAACTACGAAGATGCTATTCCGATTATGGAAGGTATTTACTGGATAGGTTTTAAAGAAAGGAGCACGAAACTCCATTGTAATCCTTATCTTTTAGTGGATACTGAAGACGTACTCGTGTTTGACCCCGGTTCTATTCCGGACTTTCCCGTGATAATGCGAAAAATTATTGAAACCATACCACCTGAAAGAATTACCCATCTCGTTTTGAGTCACCAGGATCCGGATGTCTGCGGTAATATTGCAGTTATGGAAGATGTTATTGGTAATGACAACTTACAAATCGTCTGTCATATCAACACTCTAAGACTTGTGCGGCATACCGGGGTGAAGTCAACTTTTTATGATACCTGTGCAAACCAAAACCTTCTCACTTTGAAATCCGGAAGACGCATCGAATTTATACCGGCTCCATTTCTTCATGCTCCAGGAACTATTATGACTTATGACCACAAAACAAAGACACTATTCAGCGGAGATATATTTGGAGGAATTGGTGATGACTGGAGTCTATATATAACAGAAAATTATAAAGAAGAAATGAAACTTTTTCACCAGGCCTATATGCCGAGTAATCGAATCATGAAAAAAAAGATGGAAGAATTGGAAAAATATGAAATTAGACAAATTCTTCCTCAGCATGGTTCCATTATCCCACAGAAATATGTTAAAGAAGCTATTGCATATTTAAAAGAGCTTCCTCTGGCTATAGATTTACTCGATACTTGA
- a CDS encoding response regulator, producing the protein MALHNYTSLFPILLAEDVPENQKLLAKFLKKMELNYRIFSNGKEALESLSMNEYSIFIVDLMMPVMGGKEFIENLKKRQPEAIILVQTSIDSSNMIIDVMKLGVFDYILKPVDPDLFEASVLKALEFKRLKEVEKSLSYNTGLKLRSQIEWLNYKDLRTHSDKDSKDITFLKYFMESMGQKNGLGQLIGLVDIISSGMKEAGDDYLVSKQLMDLLIQSSESSQEMIDRIVNISDILEERINLSSIEVIKFLSFIPLFIEKIKPYLEAKSIELKLPSVQYNYKLNIHLQKVGEILEELLINACKYSDEKTKINILAYTKEGYFCIAVMNNPKKGAEIPKDMEKLLLEPFFRYYRGLENVPKEKDPSPIEKFPIGLGLSVVDNIMKKHNGLFFIYQAIDHTSTAGDCVMAELLFPLQK; encoded by the coding sequence ATGGCACTACATAACTATACATCTTTATTCCCGATTTTGCTTGCAGAGGATGTTCCTGAAAACCAGAAGCTTTTAGCAAAGTTCTTAAAAAAAATGGAGCTTAACTACAGGATTTTTTCTAACGGAAAAGAGGCCCTTGAATCCCTATCTATGAACGAGTATTCCATCTTTATTGTGGATTTAATGATGCCCGTAATGGGTGGAAAAGAGTTTATTGAGAACTTAAAAAAGCGTCAGCCGGAAGCCATTATCCTTGTGCAAACTTCTATAGATAGCTCTAATATGATTATTGATGTAATGAAATTAGGTGTTTTTGATTATATCTTAAAACCGGTAGATCCGGATTTATTTGAAGCTTCTGTACTAAAAGCCCTTGAATTTAAACGTTTAAAAGAAGTGGAAAAAAGCTTAAGCTATAACACGGGTTTAAAACTCAGAAGTCAAATTGAATGGTTGAACTACAAAGATCTTCGAACACATTCAGATAAAGATTCAAAAGACATTACCTTTTTAAAATATTTCATGGAATCTATGGGCCAAAAGAATGGTCTCGGCCAACTTATAGGCCTTGTGGATATTATTTCGTCCGGTATGAAAGAGGCCGGAGATGATTATCTTGTAAGCAAACAATTAATGGATCTCCTAATACAAAGTTCTGAATCCTCTCAAGAAATGATAGATAGAATCGTAAATATATCTGATATTCTCGAAGAACGAATTAATCTATCTTCTATCGAGGTAATTAAGTTCCTCTCGTTTATCCCCCTGTTTATCGAGAAAATAAAACCCTATTTAGAAGCAAAGTCTATTGAACTCAAACTGCCTTCAGTACAGTATAACTACAAGCTAAATATTCATCTGCAAAAAGTAGGAGAAATACTGGAAGAATTATTGATTAATGCCTGTAAATATTCGGATGAAAAAACGAAAATTAATATTTTAGCGTATACTAAGGAAGGTTATTTTTGCATCGCTGTCATGAACAATCCCAAAAAAGGTGCAGAAATTCCGAAAGATATGGAAAAACTTCTTTTAGAACCTTTTTTCCGGTATTACCGGGGCCTGGAAAATGTTCCGAAAGAAAAAGATCCTTCCCCAATTGAAAAGTTTCCTATAGGTCTCGGTCTAAGCGTAGTTGATAATATTATGAAAAAGCATAATGGTTTATTTTTTATCTACCAGGCGATTGATCATACAAGTACTGCCGGAGATTGTGTAATGGCAGAACTTCTTTTCCCCTTACAGAAGTAA
- the ilvC gene encoding ketol-acid reductoisomerase produces MAKLYYDDSCDLSILSGKTIAVIGYGSQGHAQAQNMKDSGLNVIIGLRSGSKSEKEAKEAGFEVYPVAEASKKADIIQILAPDTIQADLYKNEIEPNLKDGDAIVFSHGFNIHYDLIQPPKNVDVYMVAPKGPGHLVRRVYTEGGGVPCLIAIHQDATGKAKERALAHAAGVGGGRAGILETSFREETETDLFGEQVVLCGGLASLIQNGFETLVEAGYDPEIAYFECLHEVKLITDLIYEGGLARMRYSISDTAEYGDLTRGPRIVNADTKKRMKEVLEEIQKDKGAKFAKEWVAETKAGYPEFEKLRKKGEAHQIESVGKKLRSMMKWLAK; encoded by the coding sequence ATGGCAAAATTATACTACGACGACAGTTGTGATCTAAGTATATTAAGTGGAAAAACCATCGCAGTTATTGGATACGGAAGTCAGGGACATGCCCAGGCTCAGAATATGAAAGACAGCGGTTTGAATGTCATTATTGGGCTCAGAAGTGGTTCTAAGTCAGAAAAAGAGGCTAAAGAAGCCGGTTTTGAAGTATACCCGGTAGCAGAAGCTTCTAAAAAAGCTGACATTATCCAGATACTGGCTCCCGATACGATTCAGGCAGACCTCTACAAAAACGAAATCGAACCCAATCTGAAAGATGGAGATGCTATTGTTTTCTCCCATGGTTTTAATATTCACTACGATTTAATTCAGCCTCCTAAAAATGTAGATGTTTATATGGTAGCCCCTAAAGGTCCCGGACACCTTGTAAGAAGGGTATATACAGAAGGCGGTGGGGTACCCTGTTTGATTGCCATTCATCAGGATGCAACCGGCAAAGCTAAAGAAAGAGCACTTGCCCATGCAGCCGGGGTAGGTGGAGGAAGAGCGGGAATTCTCGAAACATCTTTCCGGGAAGAGACAGAAACCGACTTATTCGGAGAGCAGGTTGTTTTATGTGGTGGATTAGCATCCCTTATTCAAAATGGTTTTGAAACCCTCGTAGAAGCCGGTTATGATCCGGAGATTGCATATTTCGAATGTTTACACGAAGTGAAGTTAATTACAGACCTTATCTATGAAGGCGGTCTTGCCCGGATGAGATATTCCATTTCCGATACAGCTGAATACGGTGATTTAACCCGCGGACCGAGAATTGTAAATGCAGATACTAAAAAACGCATGAAAGAGGTCCTGGAAGAGATTCAAAAAGATAAAGGGGCAAAGTTTGCGAAAGAATGGGTAGCAGAAACAAAAGCCGGTTATCCTGAGTTTGAAAAACTCCGTAAGAAGGGAGAGGCTCACCAAATCGAATCTGTGGGAAAAAAACTCAGAAGCATGATGAAATGGTTGGCCAAATAA